The following proteins come from a genomic window of Terriglobia bacterium:
- a CDS encoding DinB family protein, translating into MKRTFVIPALLFLAASAIAQTTCAQSKNPVSTALRDILPGRQKNTVAAVEAMPAEKFSYKPSADQMTFGRLVVHMAETNNLLCGKAAAVPAPKVEEAKDTDSKDKLIVALKASFDFCSGALANMDDSKPAETTEGFGGKQVTRAWLSLILAGSWADHYAEAAMYLRLNGVLPPTANK; encoded by the coding sequence ATGAAGAGAACTTTCGTGATCCCTGCCTTGCTGTTCCTCGCCGCGTCAGCGATTGCACAAACAACGTGCGCGCAATCAAAGAACCCGGTAAGTACCGCCCTGAGAGACATTCTGCCCGGCCGGCAGAAAAACACCGTCGCAGCCGTCGAAGCCATGCCCGCCGAAAAATTCAGTTACAAGCCCAGCGCCGACCAGATGACCTTCGGCCGTCTCGTTGTCCACATGGCCGAAACGAATAATCTGCTGTGCGGCAAGGCGGCCGCCGTCCCTGCTCCCAAGGTCGAGGAGGCGAAAGACACGGACTCGAAAGACAAGCTCATCGTCGCGCTCAAGGCCTCCTTCGATTTCTGTTCCGGCGCGCTGGCGAATATGGACGATTCGAAACCAGCGGAGACCACGGAAGGATTCGGCGGAAAACAAGTTACGCGCGCCTGGTTGAGCCTGATCCTAGCCGGTAGTTGGGCCGACCACTACGCCGAAGCCGCAATGTATCTGCGCCTGAACGGTGTGTTGCCGCCGACCGCCAACAAGTAA